GTCCAGGGCGTCGTGGCGCACGGGTTCCGTGCCCACGTCGTCGTGGCACTCCGCGCACTGTTGCGAGAAGTCGCCCCGGGCCAGGGTCTGCTCCACGTCGCCGTGGGGATCGTGGCACTGGGTGCACTCGGCCAGATCCTCCCCGTGCCCCTTGGCCACCTGGTCCGCGTGGCACTTGGCGCACAGCTTCGGAAGGGGGGCCCGCAGCAGCGAGTTGCCTCCGGCGTGGGGATCGTGGCAGGTGGCGCAGGCGCGGCCCTCGGCCACCGGCGGGTGCACCTGGTCGGCGGGGACGTCGGTCCCCTCGTCGTGGCACTCGGCGCAGACCTGGGGCACGGTGCCCTTCAGCTGGTTCGGATACCCGGAGAAGTGGGGGTCGTGGCAGGCGGCGCAGCTGCCCTCCTCGAAGGCCGGGTGGATGCCCTCCATCGTGCCCCGGTCTCCGTGGCAGCGGGCACACAGTTTCTGGGTGTCGGCCAGGAGCAGGTTGGGGTTGCCGGAGGCGTGGGGGTCGTGGCACTTGCCGCAGCGAACCCCGGCCGAGCGGAAGTGGCGGTCGGCCAGGGGGTCGTCCCGGAACGCGGGGTTCTGGCTCTCGATGGTGTGGCACGTCAGGCACACGTCGGGGTAGCCGCCGCCCTTGATGGCGAAGTCCGACAGGTGGCAGTTGGAGCACCGGAGCAGGGAGCCCGCGTGGACCTCCAGGGGGCGGAAGCCCTCCGGGGGGCTCTCACCCTCGGCGAGGCGGTAGACCTCGCGGGTCTTGCCGGCCACGGTGATCCGGTTGCGGCCCGGCGCCAGGGCGATGGCCGCGAAGAAGCGGCCCCCGGGGAGCTTGTCGGCCTCGGCGGCCCGGGTCTTGCCCCCGGCCTCCACCTGGATCATGACCTTGGACCCCGGCCGGTCGCTCCCGAACACCAGGACGTGATTGTCGCGCACCGCCACCCGGTTCGGGGGCTGGATCAGCTCCGTGGCCCCGGCGGCCGACGCCGACACCAGGGCCGCGGCCAACACCACACGCAAGAGCCTTTTCGCCATTTCCGTTCACCGTCCTAGTCTAGAGTGGTCTCGCCCGTCGCGGCGGGGTCTCCCATCGGCCCGGCGCCCGGGGGGCTTGAGGCCCGGCGGGGGGGCAAGGGCTCTGCGGCCGCACCGGGCTCTTCGGCAGGTTCTTTCCCCCTGGGCTCAGGGGGCCAATGGCTTTGCATGCAACTCGGTATCAGTGGGCCGGGGGCTTGCGGCGGGAGTCGCGGATGCCCAGGTCGCGCATCCGGCGCCACAGGGTGGTGCGGCTCCAGCCCAGGCGCTTCGCGGCCTCGCCCTTGTTCCAGCCGGTGGCCTCCAGGGCGGCGTAGATCTGGTCTCGCTCCTCGGCGTAGGGGTCGGGCTCGCCGAACGGGTCCTCCCCCCGCAAGATGTGGTCGGGCAGCGCCTGGGGCTGGATCACGTCGCCGGCCGAGCACACGTAGGCGTGGGCCAGGGCGTTCTCCAGCTCCCGCACGTTGCCGGGCCAGGAGTAGCGCTGCAGGATCGGGTAGGCCGCGGCCGCGAGCACCTTGCGCCGCCCCTCCCGCAGGGCGAGGCGCTTCAGGAAGTGGTCCACCAGCAGGGGGATGTCCTCCCTGCGGTCGCGCAGGGGCGGAAGCTCGATCGGCACCACGCACAGGCGGAAGAACAGGTCCTCCCGGAACCGGCCCTCGGCCACCTCCCGGCGCAGGTCCTTGTTCGTGGCGGCCACGATCCGCACGTCCGAGCGGCGCGGCACCGACTCGCCCACCCGCTCGTACTCCCCCTCCTGGAGCACCCGCAGCAGCTTGACCTGCAGGGAAGGGGAGGTCTCTCCGATCTCGTCCAGGAACAGGGTGCCCCCGTGGGCCGCCTCGAACCGGCCGGGCCGGTCCTTCACGGCCCCTGTGAACGCCCCCCGGACGTGGCCGAACAGCTCGCTTTCCAGCAGCCCCTCGGCCAGGGCCGCGCAGTTGACCTTCACGAACGGCTTGCCGCTGCGGAGGCTCAGGTCGTGGATGGCCCGGGCCACCAGCTCCTTGCCCGTGCCCGACTCGCCGCTGACCAGCACGGACACCTCGCTGGGCGCCACGGCCTCGATCTTCTCGATCACCCGCAGGATGGAGGGGTGGCTGCCCACGATGCCGATGCGGCCGCCTTCGCCCGCCAGCTCCGACCGGAGCCGGTCGATCTCGGAGAGGTCCCGCAGCACCACCACCGCGCCCTCGAGCTTGCCGTCGGGGGCCCGCAGGGGCGTGGCGTTCACCGAGACGTGGAGCGGCCGGCCTCCCTTGCCCCGGAGCACCATCTCCCGGTGATGGAAGCCCTGGCCGGAGCGGATCATGGCCTGGAACGGGCACTCGGACCCGGGGGGGGTCTGGAACACGTCCCGGCAGACCTGGCCCAGGACCTCGGCCTCGGCAAAGCCGGTCAGCCGCTCGGCCGAGCGGCTCAGGGCGATGATCCGCTCCTGGGAGTCGATGGCGAGCACGCCCTCGTTCAGGCTGTCGAACACGGCCTCGAGGATGGCCGTCCGCTCCTGCAGGGCCTCGATCCCCTCGGCCGACGCCGCGGTGGCGAGCACCACCACGGCGTCCCCGTCCGGCCGGGCCGCCAGCCGGAGCCGCAGGGGCTGGATCCCCCGGGCCGTGTGGAGCCGGCGCACCAGGGAGCGGGAGCGGCGCAGGGCCTCCCACAGGGGATCCCCGTCCCGGGGGGATCGGGCCTCCCACTCCTCCATGCTCTGGGGGGCGGGCTGGTCCCCGAACAGCGAGCGGAACGCCGGGTTCCCCCAGAGGATCCGGCCCGACCGGTCCACCAGGGCCGCCGGCTGGGTGAACGCGCTCAGCACGTCCGTGAGGGCGGGGGGGGCCGACACGCTCACGGCGTCCTCCGGCTGCGGCTCTCCCGGGGGCGCAGGTCCCGGGCGATCCGGTCCAGAAGGCCGTTCACGAACCGCGGGGAGTCCTCGGAGCCGAACTCCCGGGCCAGCTCCACGGCCTCGTCCAGGACCACCGGCACCGGCACGTCGTCGGAAACCGACAGCTCGTAGGTGGCCAGGCGCAGGAGGCTCCGGTCCACCCGGTCCATGCGCTCGATCTTCCACCGGCGGCTGGCGGACCGGATGCGGGCGTCCAGGTCGTCGCGCTCGGCCCAGGCGCCCAGGGCCAGCGTGCGGGCATACTCCGGGTCGGCCGGGCCGTCGTGCTCGGCCAGGACCGCCTGGAGCGCGGCGGCCGGGGGTTGATCCGGGTTCAGGTCGAGGGCGTAGAGGACCTGCAGGGCCACCCGGCGGGCTCCCCTTCGGGCTCCCATGGTGGGCTCAGCCCTCCGCCCGGAGGAGGTTGACGGTCTCGATGGCGGCCATGGCCGCCTCGAACCCCTTGTTGCCCGCCTTGGAGCCGGCCCGCTCGATGGCCTGCTCCAGGGTGTCGGTGGTGAGCACGCCGAAGGTCACCGGGATGCCGGCCTCCAGCGCCACCTGGGCGACCCCCTTGGCCACCTCGGAGGCCACGTAGTCGAAATGGGGGGTGGAACCCCGGATCACCGCGCCCAGGCACACCACGGCGTCGAACCGGCCGGAGGTGGCGAGCCTCTTGGCGACCAGGGGGATCTCGAAGGCGCCGGGCACCTTGTACACCCGGATCTCGTCCGGGTCTCCGCCGGTGCGGGCCACCGCGTCCACGGCCCCCTCCACCAGGCGGTCGGTCACGAAGCTGTTGAACCGGCTGGTCACCAGGGCGATCCGCAGCCCCTGGCTCGAGAGCTTTCCTTCCACAAAGGTGGGCATGTCGTCTCCTCACGCGTCCTGGGGCTCGGCGCCGGAGCCTTCCGCAGCCTTCCCCGGGTTGATCCAGTGGCCCAGCTTGTCCCGTTTGGCCCGGAGATACCGTTCGTTCTCCGGATGGGGGGGGATCTCGATCGGGACCCGCTCCACCACCTCCAGCCCATACCCCTCGATCCCC
This is a stretch of genomic DNA from Deferrisoma camini S3R1. It encodes these proteins:
- the ribH gene encoding 6,7-dimethyl-8-ribityllumazine synthase, which codes for MPTFVEGKLSSQGLRIALVTSRFNSFVTDRLVEGAVDAVARTGGDPDEIRVYKVPGAFEIPLVAKRLATSGRFDAVVCLGAVIRGSTPHFDYVASEVAKGVAQVALEAGIPVTFGVLTTDTLEQAIERAGSKAGNKGFEAAMAAIETVNLLRAEG
- a CDS encoding cytochrome c3 family protein, translating into MAKRLLRVVLAAALVSASAAGATELIQPPNRVAVRDNHVLVFGSDRPGSKVMIQVEAGGKTRAAEADKLPGGRFFAAIALAPGRNRITVAGKTREVYRLAEGESPPEGFRPLEVHAGSLLRCSNCHLSDFAIKGGGYPDVCLTCHTIESQNPAFRDDPLADRHFRSAGVRCGKCHDPHASGNPNLLLADTQKLCARCHGDRGTMEGIHPAFEEGSCAACHDPHFSGYPNQLKGTVPQVCAECHDEGTDVPADQVHPPVAEGRACATCHDPHAGGNSLLRAPLPKLCAKCHADQVAKGHGEDLAECTQCHDPHGDVEQTLARGDFSQQCAECHDDVGTEPVRHDALDEGCPTCHDPHTPRDKRLKADQPELCADCHEVPEASGDRALHPALEDGCTGCHGPHGGAQEKLLAQGPPDLCLDCHDDPRENGKEIHPALEEGCFACHDPHVGFFPGVLAAPQSELCTECHEIEPHAPEAKPCSSCHDPHASDEPHFLRKGITAKRR
- a CDS encoding sigma-54 interaction domain-containing protein, giving the protein MSVSAPPALTDVLSAFTQPAALVDRSGRILWGNPAFRSLFGDQPAPQSMEEWEARSPRDGDPLWEALRRSRSLVRRLHTARGIQPLRLRLAARPDGDAVVVLATAASAEGIEALQERTAILEAVFDSLNEGVLAIDSQERIIALSRSAERLTGFAEAEVLGQVCRDVFQTPPGSECPFQAMIRSGQGFHHREMVLRGKGGRPLHVSVNATPLRAPDGKLEGAVVVLRDLSEIDRLRSELAGEGGRIGIVGSHPSILRVIEKIEAVAPSEVSVLVSGESGTGKELVARAIHDLSLRSGKPFVKVNCAALAEGLLESELFGHVRGAFTGAVKDRPGRFEAAHGGTLFLDEIGETSPSLQVKLLRVLQEGEYERVGESVPRRSDVRIVAATNKDLRREVAEGRFREDLFFRLCVVPIELPPLRDRREDIPLLVDHFLKRLALREGRRKVLAAAAYPILQRYSWPGNVRELENALAHAYVCSAGDVIQPQALPDHILRGEDPFGEPDPYAEERDQIYAALEATGWNKGEAAKRLGWSRTTLWRRMRDLGIRDSRRKPPAH
- the nusB gene encoding transcription antitermination factor NusB, with the translated sequence MGARRGARRVALQVLYALDLNPDQPPAAALQAVLAEHDGPADPEYARTLALGAWAERDDLDARIRSASRRWKIERMDRVDRSLLRLATYELSVSDDVPVPVVLDEAVELAREFGSEDSPRFVNGLLDRIARDLRPRESRSRRTP